One Pelecanus crispus isolate bPelCri1 chromosome 14, bPelCri1.pri, whole genome shotgun sequence genomic window carries:
- the KIAA1755 gene encoding uncharacterized protein KIAA1755 homolog yields the protein MAEGGREGGGRARRRREGVKAEGGRDGRGRVQRWRDGAKAEGGSDGRGRVRRRRADAKAAVGRKGGGWAQRWRLGVKAEVRNTPQGVGGDSFPLADRLLLAAVSAVTPTLPDAGSLDAAVQSALQALYPPFEATAPTVLGQVFRLLETSYQGDGLCCLLQFLIPAKRLFEHVRQAACAPYFNCIFLHEGWPLCLHEKVVVHLAPLNPLLLRPGDFYLQAEPCEEHSARITVKHLSHDLRTVEETPVPEAAYALLFTNEWLEEINGDGARAPLHTCLVATENGIAPLPWSKIATPEFIDKPKAGADGTPAGAQHGPAPEPAAEPAAPSAPTPHGTADAPVLYSNVVGTVPGCKVTSRKSSQGRYPGLIKVDQAGLQKKPAMLAMPSLWEIISQNLEGEYVDLLELSQEQLDLLARSLPPARPAGPMGAGAEAMLPWVNGGPGADAWPCAGVPSLEEGPCTPCLGRKLSREPGPHGPRCRHRDSYLAALQNPVSFGPGLMAAILEEPDGPGPEPPPAAPRETPTQHRRGAGSPTLLTRRPRRASPGVQAEALARQGSPRLPPGSSHKFSFLKGPRLGAAPGDERATSQHEGAWKKMSAIYSPRMGRAKPAGKGTDAAASAPVEERSLESTSCKNGPSAPGAGTPGREPPAWQDLHAGLLRSGIVCLPGSSDRLGRALLQVTTSGSAWGAAWCSAAELARLVLYLCSLPRREAKDGGLTVVVDARKQPPAPVLFSALRSVQSVSPGCIHTVLLLADKELVAHRERLPGVQVETLASLKALSRHVDSSQLTQELDGAFPYCHGEWVQFFQKLHPFMAGLRRASELLQSCIQELRSADALAGTQDAAACIGRHQELMRRVLSDPQLVCVQREAGAVLARLRREAARLSASADVRTSMESAEGLYSQLEEELHDLVSQSNSCLERLEFLRKVHELKAEFGKLGSWLDGEAAARLQEMGAEEQSPDSFQGSTEQFNEFLGQATAQYRHGLALCQEAAEVRDAAFPEADPFQVAAALFRTKLMSFYRQVERRQAEQELLRELGRFSSKITGLKLDCRQCSARVKRGEGQALQCLQSSFQKLSVEFALEKLQEMKAQVCRMQSSRGLAAWTEARHRYQETRQILEEMLAELQETWGAQADGRGDTLGSPSSGSAAPGKEAPVCKATASPEPAVPGGRGAAEQPEPSARGPGQPQGPGQPQAGSVPGPALGAELSSPQPCCPQWPEGDCAFHHHVSADTSLPKPESGACLGAAGHLTQEHSQPLQRHPFSLPPRARFPGADPLCPTAVPLGTVSAPGTHGPPADKQAEATQYFQVSSQSSFSSEDSDSQNSTEEASAASLALPRDLQSPRAPCPSEKAPQIVYLENHHTKSPAKANAK from the exons ATGGCGGAGGGAGGGCGCGAAGGCGGAGGGAGGGCGCGAAGGCGGAGGGAGGGTGTGAAGGCGGAGGGAGGGCGCGATGGCAGAGGGAGGGTGCAAAGGTGGAGGGACGGTGCGAAGGCGGAGGGCGGGAGCGATGGCAGAGGTCGGGTGCGAAGGCGAAGGGCAGACGCGAAGGCAGCGGTCGGGCGCAAAGGTGGAGGTTGGGCGCAAAGGTGGAGGTTGGGCGTGAAGGCGGAGGTCAG AAATACCCCCCAAGGAGTTGGAGGAGACTCTTTCCCACTCGCCGACAGGCTCCTTTTGGCAGCCGTGTCTGCAGTCACCCCCACGCTGCCT GACGCCGGGTCGCTGGACGCAGCGGTGCAGAGTGCCCTCCAGGCCCTCTACCCGCCCTTCGAAGCCACGGCCCCCACCGTCCTGGGCCAGGTGTTTCGGCTGCTGGAGACCAGCTACCAGGGAGATGGGCTTTGCTGCCTGCTCCAGTTCCTCATCCCGGCCAAGCGCCTCTTCGAGCACGTGCGGCAGGCAGCCTGC gcTCCCTACTTTAACTGCATCTTTCTCCATGAAGGCTGGCCCTTGTGTCTTCACGAAAAAGTGGTCGTCCACCTCGCACCGCTCAACCCCCTCCTGCTGCGCCCCGGGGACTTCTACCTGCAAGCGGAGCCCTGTGAGGAGCACTCGGCGCGCATCACCGTCAAGCACCTCTCCCACGACCTGCGCACGGTGGAGGAGACGCCGGTCCCCGAGGCCGCCTACGCGCTGCTCTTCACCAACGAGTGGCTGGAGGAGATCAACGGCGACGGGGCCAGAGCCCCCCTGCACACCTGCCTGGTGGCCACCGAGAACGGCATTGCCCCGCTGCCGTGGAGCAAGATCGCCACGCCGGAGTTCATCGACAAGCCCAAGGCTGGAGCTGACGGCACGCCCGCGGGGGCCCAGCACGGCCCCGCTCCTGAACCCGCAGCTGAGCCGGCAGCACCCAGCGCGCCCACGCCCCACGGCACAGCGGACGCCCCGGTGCTCTACAGCAACGTCGTAGGCACCGTCCCAGGCTGCAAGGTCACCTCTCGGAAGTCGAGCCAGGGAAGATACCCGGGACTGATCAAGGTGGaccaggctgggctgcagaaGAAGCCAGCCATGCTGGCCATGCCCAGTCTCTGGGAGATCATCAGCCAGAACCTGGAGGGGGAGTACGTGGACCTGCTGGAGCTCTCCCAGGAGCAGCTGGACCTCCTGGCCAGGTCGCTGCCGCCCGCTCGCCCGGCGGGGCCGAtgggggccggggccgaggcGATGCTCCCCTGGGTGAATGGGGGCCCGGGGGCAGACGCCTGGCCCTGCGCAGGGGTACCGAGCTTGGAGGAgggaccctgcaccccatgcCTGGGGAGGAAGCTGAgccgggagccggggccgcACGGCCCGCGGTGCCGCCACCGTGACTCTTACCTGGCCGCGCTGCAGAACCCGGTGAGCTTCGGCCCCGGGCTGATGGCAGCCATCCTGGAGGAGCCGGACGGCCCCGGCCCtgagccgccccccgccgctccccgtGAGACCCCCACGCAGCACAGgaggggggctggcagccccacgctcctcacccgccggccccgccgagcgAGTCCCGGGGTGCAGGCGGAGGCTTTGGCGCggcagggcagcccccggctccccccgggctCCAGCCACAAGTTCTCCTTCCTGAAGGGCCCGCGGCTTGGGGCGGCCCCTGGGGATGAAAGAGCCACCAGCCAGCACGAAGGGGCCTGGAAGAAGATGTCTGCCATCTACTCGCCCAGGATGGGCAGAGCCAAGCCGGCCGGGAAAG GTACGGATGCGGCAGCTTCTGCCCCCGTGGAGGAACGGTCCCTGGAAAGCACCAGCTGCAAGAATGGTCCCTCCGCGCCCGGCGCCGGCACCCCTggccgggagccgccggccTGGCAGGACCTCCACGCTGGGCTGCTGCGCTCGGGCATCGTGTGCCTGCCAG GGAGCTCGGACAggctgggcagggcccttcTGCAGGTGACCACCAGCGGCAGCGCCTGGGGGGCCGCGTGGTGCTCGGCCGCCGAGCTGGCGAGGCTCGTCCTCTacctctgctccctccccag GCGAGAAGCGAAGGACGGCGGGCTCACCGTCGTGGTGGATGCCAGGAAGCAGCCGCCTGCTCCTGTCCTGTTCTCGGCTCTGCGCTCTGTCCAG AGCGTCTCGCCAGGCTGCATCCACaccgtgctgctgctggccgaCAAGGAGCTGGTCGCCCACCGTGAGAGGCTGCCCGGGGTGCAG GTGGAGACCCTGGCGTCGCTGAAGGCTCTGAGCCGCCACGTCGACAGCTCCCAGCTGACACAGGAGCTGGACGGCGCCTTCCCCTACTGCCACGGCGAGTGGGTTCAATTCTTCCAG AAACTCCATCCCTTCATGGCTGGCCTCAGGCGGGCAtcggagctgctgcagagctgcatccAGGAGCTGCGGAGCGCCGACGCGCTGGCGGGGACGCAG GATGCGGCCGCGTGCATCGGGAGGCACCAGGAGCTGATGCGGAGGGTGCTGAGCGACCCACAGCTGGTGTGCGTGCAGCGCGAGGCGGGGGCCGTCCTGGCCAGGCTACGCAGGGAGGCCGCCCGGCTCAGCGCCTCGGCCGATGTCAG GACCAGCATGGAGTCAGCTGAGGGGCTGTACAgccagctggaggaagagcttCACGACCTGGTGTCCCAGTCCAACAGCTGCCTGGAGCGCCTGGAGTTCCTCCGAAAGGTCCACGAGCTCAAGGCCGAGTTCGGCAAG CTGGGCTCCTGGCTGGACGGGGAGGCAGCGGCACGGCTGCAGGAGATGGGCGCCGAGGAGCAGAGCCCCGACAGCTTCCAGGGCTCCACTGAGCAGTTTAACGAGTTCCTCGGCCAGGCAACA GCTCAGTACCGGCACGGCCTGGCCCTGTGTCAGGAGGCGGCTGAGGTCCGAGACGCGGCTTTCCCCGAGGCAGACCCCTTCCAGGTGGCTGCAGCCCTTTTCCGGACGAAGCTGATGAGCTTCTACAGGCAGGTGGAGCGGCGGCAggctgagcaggagctgctgcgggAGCTCGGCCGGTTCTCCAGCAAG ATCACGGGGCTGAAGCTGGACTGCAGGCAGTGCTCGGCCCGGGTGAAGCGCGGGGAGGGCCAGGCACTGCAGTGCCTGCAGAGCTCCTTCCAGAAGCTGTCAGTGGAGTTCGCCCTGGAGAAGCTGCAGGAGATGAAGGCTCAGGTGTGCAGGATGCAGAGCAGCCGCGGGCTGGCAGCCTGGACCGAGGCACGGCACAGGTACCAGGAGACCCGGCAGATCCTGGAGGAGATGCTGGCGGAGCTGCAGGAGACCTGGGGAGCACAGGCCGACGGGCGGGGAGACACCCTTGGCTCCCCCAGCTCGGGGTCTGCAGCCCCTGGCAAGGAAGCCCCAGTCTGCAAAGCAACCGCCAGCCCCGAGCCAGCTgtgccggggggccggggggcggcggagcAGCCAGAGCCCAGTGCCCGGGGACCGGGACAGCCCCAGGGGCCAGGAcagccccaggctggcagcGTTCCTGGCCCCGCGCTGGGTGCGGAGCTGagctccccgcagccctgctgcccGCAGTGGCCGGAGGGCGACTGTGCCTTTCACCACCACGTCTCTGCTGACACCTCCCTCCCAAAACCCGAGAGCGGAGcctgcctgggagctgcaggacaCCTCACCCAGGAGCACAGCCAGCCCCTTCAGAGGcatcccttctccctgcctccccgggcGCGGTTTCCAGGTGCTGACCCGTTGTGTCCCACTGCTGTGCCCCTTGGGACTGTCTCAGCCCCCGGCACGCACGGTCCACCCGCAGACAAGCAGGCAGAAGCCACCCAGTACTTCCAGGTTTCCAGCCAGAGCAGTTTCTCCTCTGAAGACTCAGACTCGCAGAACTCCACCGAAGAAGCCTCAGCAGCAAGCCTGGCTTTGCCCCGGGACCTGCAGAGTCCCAGAGCACCTTGCCCCTCCGAAAAGGCCCCCCAGATTGTTTACCTGGAGAACCACCACACCAAGAGTCCAGCTAAAGCAAATGCTAAGTAA